Proteins from one Arthrobacter sp. DNA4 genomic window:
- a CDS encoding vitamin K epoxide reductase family protein: MPSISPVSAHQEERAADPRTSAAASIPRMARNRPFGWLLVITGIVGWLASGTLVLEKLEVLKDPNHTTVCDVNPWISCGQVMQTWQSSLFGFPNMFIGIVAFAITVTVGMALLSGATFARWYWLGLQVGVTLGFAFVVWLWSQALYAIHILCPFCMIVWAAMIPLFVWTTIRNITVSVIPMPAGAARVLGDSGWIITALLYVAVIATIFFAFIQVFAGTSGF, from the coding sequence ATGCCCAGCATCTCCCCCGTCAGCGCCCATCAAGAGGAACGCGCCGCCGATCCGCGGACCAGTGCCGCCGCCAGCATTCCGCGCATGGCCCGGAACCGGCCCTTCGGCTGGCTGCTGGTCATCACCGGAATCGTCGGCTGGCTTGCCTCCGGAACCCTGGTCCTGGAAAAACTCGAAGTGCTCAAGGACCCCAATCACACCACCGTGTGCGATGTGAATCCCTGGATCTCCTGCGGCCAGGTCATGCAGACCTGGCAAAGTTCGCTGTTCGGCTTCCCCAACATGTTCATCGGAATCGTGGCCTTCGCCATTACCGTCACGGTGGGCATGGCCCTGTTGTCCGGGGCGACGTTCGCCCGTTGGTACTGGCTGGGACTGCAGGTGGGCGTCACGCTCGGTTTCGCATTCGTTGTGTGGCTGTGGTCCCAGGCCTTGTACGCCATCCACATCCTCTGCCCGTTCTGCATGATCGTCTGGGCGGCCATGATTCCGCTCTTCGTGTGGACCACCATCCGGAACATCACGGTAAGCGTCATTCCCATGCCTGCAGGTGCAGCCCGCGTCCTGGGTGACTCCGGCTGGATCATCACCGCGCTGCTGTATGTGGCCGTCATCGCCACCATCTTCTTCGCGTTCATCCAGGTCTTCGCAGGAACCTCGGGGTTCTAG
- a CDS encoding Rne/Rng family ribonuclease, translating into MDNDQELAVNDEAAAAGAAAPKRAPRTRRKTAPKAGDAPVDAVSTAPEVAEAPAAEESGTEEATAAPKAPARRTRSRKKADAAEPLPAFAAEAEPADAAPIGAPATASDAADESAAAVPAPDTMADAETKPVRRRRVATRKAASPVSAPETDSAAAAEVAPEAAGPEAVVPEAADQAAAQNVEQAQEPEAKEPAAQKPEAQEPAAAPAAPAAAAAPEAARQEQAPDAAGTKDGGAAASPFGSLFLEPASPTSVLFQAPDLSTVVRPAAPAAEEPDEEETEDTDDSSSRRRRRSRGRRGRSRIGDRTEEDNEDGSDEADAEDGADEDTDGQLEDGVTSRRRRRRRRGDQDLELTGGGDDDPPNTVTRVRAPRAVSEAPVSNRVTSVKGSTRLEAKKQRRRESRDTGRRRTVITEAEFLARRESVDRQMIVRQRDDRIQIAVLEDGVLAEHFVSKTQQDSLIGNVYLGKVQNVLPSMEAAFVDIGRGRNAVLYAGEVNWEAVNLEGKQRRIENALKSGDTVLVQVTKDPVGHKGARLTSQISLPGRYLVYVPGGSMTGISRKLPDVERNRLKRILKDRLPEHAGVIVRTAAEGASEEELTHDINRLRAQWEGIESQSASTKILAPELLYGEPDLTIKVVRDVFNEDFSKLIVSGEEAWDTIEAYVTYVAPDLVGRLEKWTKDQDIFAAWRIDEQIHKALERKVFLPSGGSLVIDRTEAMTVVDVNTGKFTGSGGNLEETVTKNNLEAAEEVVRQLRLRDIGGIIVIDFIDMVLESNRDLVLRRLVECLGRDRTKHQVAEVTSLGLVQMTRKRMGTGLLEVFGEQCEACAGRGVVTHDDPVEHRRATIVAAEHHVQRTDNRPETRTEARPEGQRSDNAQPGVRPERKRRRGRGGQQPEAAPAPAVHVHTVQPDPSDAERHAKAEATRLALANIAAAAHAAHLHDDEVAAARQVPSVEPAPAPVEEKHDADAPARPAAVLTFGGEEVPLPFVEHAEEQHPQPALTLDRLAEAFAHLGQPASPVENAPAKTAEAVKVPETVAPERQHDDGGAEARSAATEAAAGKDYSDHTLEQSRQRRPRRHRAASRAQGAANETAVQQHENVHAAGAGHSHAAKAPEPVKPQLAPAEPGKAPEEPIILGVGVPASEL; encoded by the coding sequence ATGGACAATGATCAGGAACTGGCCGTTAACGACGAAGCAGCGGCTGCCGGGGCTGCTGCACCCAAGCGGGCTCCGCGGACCCGTCGTAAGACGGCTCCCAAGGCCGGGGACGCCCCGGTGGATGCCGTGAGCACGGCACCGGAAGTTGCCGAAGCACCCGCCGCTGAAGAATCCGGCACTGAAGAGGCCACCGCAGCGCCCAAGGCTCCCGCCCGGCGCACCCGGTCCCGGAAGAAGGCGGACGCCGCGGAACCGCTGCCCGCCTTTGCCGCCGAAGCGGAGCCTGCTGACGCGGCTCCCATTGGCGCCCCCGCCACCGCATCGGATGCAGCTGACGAAAGCGCCGCTGCCGTTCCTGCTCCGGACACAATGGCAGATGCCGAAACCAAGCCGGTCCGCCGCCGTCGGGTAGCTACCCGTAAGGCTGCCTCGCCGGTTTCCGCACCGGAGACGGACTCGGCAGCCGCCGCCGAAGTGGCGCCGGAAGCGGCCGGGCCCGAAGCCGTGGTGCCCGAAGCCGCGGACCAGGCCGCAGCGCAGAATGTGGAGCAGGCGCAGGAGCCCGAAGCCAAGGAACCCGCTGCCCAGAAACCGGAAGCCCAGGAGCCCGCCGCCGCACCCGCCGCACCCGCCGCTGCCGCCGCACCGGAGGCCGCCCGGCAGGAGCAGGCGCCCGACGCCGCTGGAACGAAGGACGGCGGGGCCGCCGCCAGCCCGTTTGGCTCCCTCTTCCTGGAACCGGCGTCCCCGACGTCGGTGCTCTTCCAGGCACCGGACCTCAGCACCGTGGTCCGTCCCGCCGCTCCCGCCGCGGAGGAGCCTGACGAGGAAGAAACCGAAGACACCGACGATTCCTCCAGCCGCCGCCGGCGCCGCAGCCGTGGCCGCAGGGGCCGCAGCCGCATTGGCGACAGGACGGAAGAGGACAACGAGGACGGCAGCGATGAGGCTGACGCCGAGGACGGGGCTGACGAGGATACCGACGGCCAGCTCGAGGACGGTGTAACCTCCCGCCGCCGGCGGCGCCGCCGCCGCGGGGACCAGGACCTTGAGCTCACGGGCGGCGGGGATGACGACCCGCCCAACACGGTGACCAGGGTCCGTGCCCCGCGTGCCGTCAGTGAAGCACCCGTGAGCAACCGCGTGACCAGCGTGAAGGGCTCCACCCGCCTGGAGGCCAAGAAGCAGCGCCGCCGCGAATCCCGCGACACCGGCCGGCGCCGTACGGTCATCACCGAGGCCGAGTTCCTGGCGCGCCGGGAGTCCGTGGACCGGCAGATGATCGTCCGCCAGCGCGACGACAGAATCCAGATCGCCGTCCTCGAAGACGGTGTCCTGGCCGAACACTTCGTGTCCAAGACCCAGCAGGACTCGCTGATCGGCAACGTGTACCTGGGCAAGGTCCAGAATGTGCTGCCGTCCATGGAGGCCGCATTCGTGGACATCGGGCGCGGCCGCAACGCCGTCCTGTACGCAGGTGAGGTCAACTGGGAAGCCGTGAACCTCGAGGGCAAGCAGCGCCGCATCGAAAACGCGCTGAAATCCGGTGATACCGTCCTGGTCCAGGTGACCAAGGACCCGGTGGGACACAAGGGCGCCCGCCTCACCAGCCAGATCTCCCTGCCCGGCCGTTACCTGGTGTACGTACCCGGCGGCTCCATGACCGGCATCTCCCGCAAGCTGCCCGACGTCGAACGCAACCGGCTCAAGCGCATCCTCAAGGACCGGCTGCCCGAACACGCCGGCGTCATTGTCCGCACCGCGGCCGAGGGCGCTTCCGAGGAAGAGCTGACGCACGACATCAACAGGCTGCGCGCCCAGTGGGAAGGCATCGAAAGCCAGTCCGCGTCCACCAAGATCCTGGCCCCCGAGCTGCTCTACGGCGAACCCGATCTCACCATCAAGGTGGTCCGCGACGTCTTCAACGAGGACTTCTCCAAGCTCATCGTTTCCGGTGAGGAAGCCTGGGACACCATCGAGGCCTACGTCACCTACGTGGCGCCGGACCTTGTGGGCCGCCTTGAGAAGTGGACCAAGGACCAGGACATCTTCGCCGCCTGGCGCATCGACGAGCAGATCCACAAGGCACTTGAACGGAAGGTCTTCCTGCCCTCCGGCGGCTCCCTGGTGATCGACCGTACCGAGGCGATGACCGTGGTGGACGTCAACACGGGCAAGTTCACCGGCAGCGGCGGCAACCTCGAGGAAACCGTCACCAAGAACAACCTCGAGGCAGCCGAGGAAGTGGTGCGCCAGCTGAGGCTCCGCGACATCGGCGGCATCATCGTCATCGACTTCATCGACATGGTGCTCGAATCCAACCGCGACCTGGTCCTGCGCCGCCTGGTGGAGTGCCTGGGCCGTGACCGGACCAAGCACCAGGTGGCCGAGGTCACCTCACTCGGCCTGGTCCAGATGACCCGCAAGCGCATGGGTACCGGACTGCTGGAAGTATTTGGCGAGCAGTGCGAGGCCTGCGCCGGCCGTGGCGTTGTGACCCACGACGACCCCGTGGAGCACCGCCGCGCCACCATCGTTGCGGCCGAGCACCACGTCCAGCGCACCGACAACCGGCCCGAGACCCGCACGGAAGCCCGTCCGGAAGGGCAGCGGAGCGACAATGCCCAGCCCGGCGTGCGTCCCGAACGCAAGCGGCGGCGCGGACGCGGCGGGCAGCAGCCCGAAGCGGCCCCGGCACCTGCCGTCCATGTGCACACGGTCCAGCCGGACCCGTCGGACGCCGAGCGGCACGCCAAGGCGGAGGCAACCAGGCTTGCCCTGGCGAACATTGCCGCTGCGGCCCACGCGGCCCACCTGCATGACGACGAGGTGGCGGCAGCCCGGCAGGTGCCTTCTGTGGAGCCTGCGCCGGCGCCCGTCGAGGAGAAGCACGACGCCGACGCCCCGGCACGTCCTGCAGCTGTCCTGACGTTCGGCGGCGAGGAAGTCCCGCTTCCGTTCGTGGAGCACGCTGAGGAACAGCATCCCCAGCCTGCCCTTACCCTGGACCGGCTTGCGGAAGCGTTCGCCCACCTCGGCCAGCCGGCTTCCCCTGTGGAGAACGCGCCTGCCAAGACCGCGGAAGCCGTGAAGGTGCCGGAAACTGTGGCGCCGGAACGGCAGCACGACGACGGGGGAGCGGAAGCGCGCTCCGC
- a CDS encoding DUF4233 domain-containing protein, with translation MARLTKAQREWRPGMPKKRRSTKVMFASTVLLLEAFVMFFATLVVFGLRRGEFPPALILGVGIGLSVVMIFACAVLNKPWGIGLGWILQLVLILTGIFEPAMFLVGALFALAWWYGIRTGIRLDREAVQREREQAEWEAAHPDQAAGPAQPQSP, from the coding sequence ATGGCCAGACTGACAAAAGCGCAGCGGGAATGGCGTCCCGGCATGCCGAAGAAGCGCCGCTCCACCAAGGTGATGTTTGCCTCCACGGTGCTGCTCCTGGAAGCGTTCGTCATGTTCTTCGCTACCCTGGTGGTGTTCGGCCTGCGCCGCGGGGAGTTCCCGCCGGCCCTGATCCTCGGTGTGGGCATCGGTCTCAGCGTGGTCATGATCTTCGCCTGCGCGGTCCTGAACAAACCCTGGGGCATCGGCCTGGGCTGGATCCTCCAGCTCGTCCTGATCCTTACCGGCATCTTTGAGCCCGCCATGTTCCTGGTGGGGGCGCTCTTCGCCCTGGCCTGGTGGTACGGCATCCGCACCGGCATCCGGCTGGACCGGGAAGCGGTGCAGCGCGAACGCGAACAGGCGGAATGGGAAGCCGCCCACCCGGACCAGGCCGCCGGTCCCGCCCAGCCGCAATCCCCGTAA
- the ndk gene encoding nucleoside-diphosphate kinase, which translates to MTTERTLVLIKPDGVARNLTGAILARIEAKGYSLVELKKVDATRELLEQHYEEHVGKPFYEPLVEFMLSGPVVAAIFEGHRVIEGFRSLAGTTDPTTAAPGTIRGDFGRDWGQKVQQNLVHGSDSTDSADREIKIWFQ; encoded by the coding sequence GTGACTACTGAGCGCACCCTCGTCCTGATCAAGCCCGACGGCGTCGCCCGAAACCTGACCGGCGCCATCCTTGCCCGGATCGAAGCCAAGGGCTACAGCCTTGTTGAGCTGAAGAAGGTCGACGCCACCCGCGAGCTGCTGGAGCAGCACTACGAGGAGCACGTGGGCAAGCCGTTCTACGAGCCCCTGGTGGAATTCATGCTCAGCGGTCCTGTGGTAGCCGCAATCTTCGAAGGCCACCGCGTCATCGAAGGCTTCCGCTCCCTGGCGGGCACCACGGATCCCACGACGGCGGCCCCGGGCACCATCCGCGGTGACTTTGGCCGGGATTGGGGCCAGAAGGTGCAGCAGAACCTGGTGCACGGTTCCGACTCCACGGATTCCGCGGACCGCGAGATCAAGATCTGGTTCCAGTAA